AAAGAGGCTTGCCACCATGCGCCCAATAGACGGGCTTTTCTCCCTAAGCATTGAAGGAGCAAAAAGGATCCTAGAGAGTGGTGTTCCGGCAAAATGCATAGTCACCGTTAAAAATGATGTTTCCAAGTTTATTGCTGAAGGCGGCGATGTTTTCGCCACACACGTTTTAAAGGCGGACGATGGAATCCGCCCAAAAGACGAGGTCATCGTGGTTAACGAAAGGGGCGAAGTTTTAGCTGTTGGCAAAGCTGTGTTATCTGGGGAGGAGATGACGGCATTTAAAGTTGGCGTGGCGGTCAAGGTTAGACGTGGAATTTTGGAGGAAGGTTAAGTATAAGAAGCCTAACTGGGTTAGTGGTTAATGGAGGCTAAAGGCTGTTGATGCGTAGGCGAATAAGCCCCCGAGAAGCCAAGCGGATGATGCAACGCATGGGCTTAAGCATGGACGCCATCCCAGACGTTGAACAAGTCATCATAAAAACCATCAGTAAAGAAATAGTTATCGAGAATCCTGAAGTGGCGGTTGTTGACATTCAAGGGCAGAAAATGTTCCAAGTGGCGGGTGGAAAAATAAAAGAAAAGGCTGTTGAGCGAAAATTGGCTATACCCGAAGAGGATGTGAGGCTTGTCGCTGACCAAACTGGAAAAAGCCTTGAAGAGGCAAGAAAGGCTTTAGAGGAATGCGATGGTGACTTGGCAAAAGCCATCCTTTTGCTCCAGTCTAAACCATGATTAACCGCTTTGGATGAGATTTAATGGATTTTGACATCGTTGCAGCTGGGCATTTTAGCATAGACTTAATAAGTTTGCCGAATAGACAACTGCCCTACACCATTTTAGGCGGTTCAGTGGCTTATGTTTCACTTTCAGCCAAACGTTTAGGTGCAAACGTTTCCATAATCTCAAAAGTCGGCGGAGACTTCCCACAAGCCTACTTATGGTGGCTTAGCCAAGAAGGCATAGACATCTCCAAAGTAGCCAAAATTATTCAGGAGAAAACCACACGATTTGAGCTAAATTACAGCAATGACATGTCAAACCGCACCATGAGACTTGCCGGTAAAGCACTCCCAATACAGGTTGAAGACCTGCCTAACTCTTTGCAAACTAAAGCTGTTCATCTTGCTCCAATAGCCAACGAAATCTCATATGAAGTTGCTGAAAAGCTGACAAAAGTCGCTGAAGTGGTGTCCCTAGACCCTCAAGGGCTTATTCGGGTCTTTGATGAAAATGGGTTTGTGGCGAGTGAGCCGCTAAAGGACAGGCGTATACTCGAGCTTATAGACGTGTACAAGTCTTCAAGAGAGGAGATTGAAGCCGTCACCGGCGTGGCTGATTTACACTTAGCCATAAAGGCTGTCCATGACCTTGGCGTGGAAATTGTCATAGTAACCATGGGCATGAAGGGAGCAGTGCTATCTATGGGTGGGGCAGCGTATGAAATTCCAGTATATACGCCTAACAAGCTTGTCGATCCGACCGGCGCTGGAGATGCGTTCATTGGTGGTTTCTTGGCAGAATATGTCCGCGGCAAAGAAGCCTTATGGTGCGCGTGTGTCGGTTCTGCTGTAGCTTCAACGGTTGTTGAAGGTGTTGGTCCAACTTTCCTCGGCGAAAAAGATGAGATTTACCGAAGGGCGAGCATGCTGTACGAAAAAGGAATTAAGCATTGAAGTGCATTGTATTCTGTTAAAGCCTAAAATGGCATAAGTCAATGTGAGGTTTAGCCTTTGGGGCGTGTTGCGAAGGGCGTCAAATGCAGCGTCTCAGGATGCGGCAAAGAGGCTAAACGCTCCCTCTCGGCAGCCAAAGTTAGAATGGCTGGATTAAGCATAGGCAGCAGCGAAAGGCGCGCATATTTATGCGAAAATCACTACAAGGAATTTAAGAAGCGAACGAAGAAGGAGAGAAAAATTGAGCAGTGGCGGTATAAAGGCGTG
This sequence is a window from Candidatus Bathyarchaeia archaeon. Protein-coding genes within it:
- a CDS encoding PfkB family carbohydrate kinase; amino-acid sequence: MDFDIVAAGHFSIDLISLPNRQLPYTILGGSVAYVSLSAKRLGANVSIISKVGGDFPQAYLWWLSQEGIDISKVAKIIQEKTTRFELNYSNDMSNRTMRLAGKALPIQVEDLPNSLQTKAVHLAPIANEISYEVAEKLTKVAEVVSLDPQGLIRVFDENGFVASEPLKDRRILELIDVYKSSREEIEAVTGVADLHLAIKAVHDLGVEIVIVTMGMKGAVLSMGGAAYEIPVYTPNKLVDPTGAGDAFIGGFLAEYVRGKEALWCACVGSAVASTVVEGVGPTFLGEKDEIYRRASMLYEKGIKH
- a CDS encoding nascent polypeptide-associated complex protein, producing MRRRISPREAKRMMQRMGLSMDAIPDVEQVIIKTISKEIVIENPEVAVVDIQGQKMFQVAGGKIKEKAVERKLAIPEEDVRLVADQTGKSLEEARKALEECDGDLAKAILLLQSKP
- a CDS encoding PUA domain-containing protein, with the protein product MVCLENALQRIRSVADYQFGKGIGEMLFPQNVEIAYSKRTGRIRYVFLNGKRLATMRPIDGLFSLSIEGAKRILESGVPAKCIVTVKNDVSKFIAEGGDVFATHVLKADDGIRPKDEVIVVNERGEVLAVGKAVLSGEEMTAFKVGVAVKVRRGILEEG